GACGCTGATGGACGGGTATCTGCGCGCGGCGAGCGAGATCAGCCGGCTCGCGATCGGCGACCCGGAGGTGACGCCGAGCGAGGCGACGTTCCGGGTGTCGCGCTGGACCTCGCAGGCGGAGCACGTCGAGGGCACGCCGTACGGGAGCCGCGGCGGCGTCGCGGTGGACCACAACTTCCCGGCCGACGGGGAGTACGTCTTCCGCGTCTCCTTCCACCACGAGACGACCGGCGCCCTGTTCGGGAACGGCAAGGGCGCGCTGCATACGACCGATGAGCCCGAGCGGATCGAGATATCGATCGATGGCGAGCGCGTCGCGCTCCTCGACATCGACCGCTGGATGCACGTCTCCGATCCCGACGGCGTGAACCTCCGCACCGATCCCGTCTTCATCGAGGCGGGGCCGCACCGCGTGGCGGCCGCCTTCATCCGCACCTTCGAGGGGCCATCGCAGGACCTGATGTCGCCGCACGACTGGTCGATCGCGAGCACGAGCATCACCGACGCGTACGGGTTCACGACGCTGCCGCACCTGCGCGACCTCGCGGTCACGGGGCCGTTCGCTCCGGCGGGGATGTCGTCCACGCCGAGCCGCGAGCGCGTGTTCTCGTGCCGTCCTTCCGCGCCGGACGCTGAGGCTTCGTGCGCGGAGGCGATCCTCTCGCGGCTGGGGACGAGGGCCTACCGCCGGCCGCTGACGGACGACAACCTCGCCGCGCTCATGAGACTGTACCGCGCCGGGGCGGAGGCGGGCGGGTTCGAGGAGGGAGTTCGGCTCGCGCTGGAGGGGATCCTCGCCAGCCCCCACTTCGTGTTCCGCTTCGAGGAGCGTCCCGCGCGCGAAGCGGACGGGGTGTACGCGCTGGACGACTACGATCTCGCTTCGCGGCTCTCCTTCTTCCTCTGGGCCACGGGCCCGGACGACGAACTGCTGGAGACCGCCGCGGAGGGCCGGCTCTCCGACCCGGCCGTGCTCGACGTGCAGGTGCGCCGGATGCTGGGCGATCCGCGCGCCGAAGCCCTGGCCACGCGTTTCGCGGGACAGTGGTTCCGGCTGCAGGACCTCGAGGGCATGAACCCCGACGTCCGCCTCTATCCGGACTTCGACCAGCAGCTCAAGGAGGCGATGCACCGCGAGACGGAACTGCTCTTCCACACGATCGTGCAGGAAGACCGGAGCCTGCTCGACCTGCTGACGGCCGACTACACGTTCGTGAACGAGCGGCTGGCGCGGCACTACGGCATCCCCGGCGTGACCGGAACGGATTTCCGCAGAGTCGAGATCGCCGAGCCCGAGCGCCGTGGTGTACTGGGGCACGGCAGCATCCTCACCCTTACCTCGCACGCGAGCCGGACCTCGCCGGTGCTGCGCGGGAAGTGGGTGATGGAGGTATTGCTGGGGACGCCTCCGCCTCCGCCTCCGCCGGATGTCTCCGACCTGGAGGCGACGCCGGAGGCCGAGGAGGGGCGTCTGCTCACGGTGCGGGAACGGCTGGAGATGCACCGGGCGAGCCCGGCGTGCCGTTCGTGCCACCGCGTGATCGACCCGATCGGTCTCGCGCTGGAGTACTTCGACGGGACGGGGGCTCGGCGCATCAAGGACAGCGGGAGGCCGATCGAGGCGCAGGGCGAACTCTACGACGGCACGCCGGTGACGAGCGCGGCGGATCTGCGCGCGGCGCTTCTCGCGCGGCCGGTGCCGCTCGTGCGCGCGTTCACGGAGAACCTGCTTGCCTACGCGCTGGGCCGGCGGGTCGAGTACTACGACATGCCGACCGTGCGGTCCATCGCGCGGCAGGCCGCCGAACAGGACCATCGCATGTCCGCGTTCATCCTCGGGGTGGTCAACAGCCCGGCGTTCCGGCTGAAGGGAACCGAGGCCGTGGTCGACGACATGGGGGCGGAAAGCCAGGGATCCCAGGAGGACTGATGGAGTTCATCACAGGGAAACACCTCTCTCGCCGGACGTTCCTCCGGGGCGCGGGGGCGACCGTCGCCCTGCCGCTGCTCGACGCGATGGTGCCGGCGGGCCGGCTGTGGGCGCGGGAGGTCGCGGATCCGACGCGGCTCGTCTGCATCGAGATGGTGCACGGCTCGGCGGGGAGCAGCGGGTTCGGGGCGGCGCAGAACTACTGGTCCCCCGCGACGACGGGCCGGGGTTTCGATCTGTCCCCGACCGCGCTGAGTTCGCTTGAGCCGTATCGGGACTATCTCACGATCATCAGCGATACCGACGTCGAGCCGGCCGAAGCCACGCAGCCGAAGGAGATCGGCGGGGACCACTTCCGGTCGAGCGCCACCTTCCTCACGCAGGCGCACCCGAAGCAGACGGAGAGTTCGGACGTCTTCGTGGGGCCGTCGCTGGACCAGCTCTACGCGCACCGCTTCGGGCAGGACACGCCGATCCCGTCCATGCAGCTCTGCATCGAGAACGTGGACCAGGCAGGGGGCTGCGCGTACGGGTACGCGTGCGTGTACACGGACACGATCAGCTGGTCTTCGCCGACGCAGCCGCTTCCGATGATCCGGGATCCGCGGGTCGCGTTCGACCAGCTCTTCGGGGCCGGCGGGACGCCGGAGGCGCGCGAGGCGAGACAGCGCTCGAGCGCCAGCATCCTCGATTTCCTCACCGGTGAGGTCGCGAGCCTCAAGGGACGGCTCGATCCGTCCGACCGGCAGCGCATGGACCGCTACCTCGAGAACGTGCGGGAGATCGAACGCCGCATCCAGCGCGTGGTGGCGCGCAACGAGTCCGGTGAGAACCGGGATCTTCCGGAAGCCCCGGCGGGCGTGCCCGATTCGTTCGACGAGCACGTGAAGCTGATGTTCGACCTGCAGGCGCTCGCGTTCCAGGCGGACATGACGCGCGTGTTCTCGTTCAAGATGGGACGGGACGCGTCCGGGCGGGTCTATCCGGAGAGCGGGATCGACAGGGGTTTCCACCCGGCGTCGCACCACGGCGACAACGAGAACAACATCACGGACTTCGCGCAGATCAACCGCTACCACGTCGGGCTCGTCCCGTACTTCCTCGACCGGCTGAAGGCGTCGATGGAGGGGGACACGCACCTGCTCGACAAGACGATGATCGTCTACGGGTCGCCGATGGGGGATCCGAACGTGC
This genomic stretch from Candidatus Palauibacter australiensis harbors:
- a CDS encoding DUF1592 domain-containing protein; its protein translation is MRTSLLLLVAAGVLPSPAVGQEAGRARGAEHPPASWPQPITPPLTPPLAVPAAPTPAPAVDTLSVEVAQGVVAETCRRCHNPRRVSGGMSLATFEVTSASDNAVIAERMVRKLRAGMMPPVGVRRPSPDSLRTLAAVLESRLDAAWEANPNPGRRTFQRLNRAEYSRSIYDLLDLDIDAGDYLPLDTKSANFDNIADVQLLSPTLMDGYLRAASEISRLAIGDPEVTPSEATFRVSRWTSQAEHVEGTPYGSRGGVAVDHNFPADGEYVFRVSFHHETTGALFGNGKGALHTTDEPERIEISIDGERVALLDIDRWMHVSDPDGVNLRTDPVFIEAGPHRVAAAFIRTFEGPSQDLMSPHDWSIASTSITDAYGFTTLPHLRDLAVTGPFAPAGMSSTPSRERVFSCRPSAPDAEASCAEAILSRLGTRAYRRPLTDDNLAALMRLYRAGAEAGGFEEGVRLALEGILASPHFVFRFEERPAREADGVYALDDYDLASRLSFFLWATGPDDELLETAAEGRLSDPAVLDVQVRRMLGDPRAEALATRFAGQWFRLQDLEGMNPDVRLYPDFDQQLKEAMHRETELLFHTIVQEDRSLLDLLTADYTFVNERLARHYGIPGVTGTDFRRVEIAEPERRGVLGHGSILTLTSHASRTSPVLRGKWVMEVLLGTPPPPPPPDVSDLEATPEAEEGRLLTVRERLEMHRASPACRSCHRVIDPIGLALEYFDGTGARRIKDSGRPIEAQGELYDGTPVTSAADLRAALLARPVPLVRAFTENLLAYALGRRVEYYDMPTVRSIARQAAEQDHRMSAFILGVVNSPAFRLKGTEAVVDDMGAESQGSQED
- a CDS encoding DUF1552 domain-containing protein, with product MEFITGKHLSRRTFLRGAGATVALPLLDAMVPAGRLWAREVADPTRLVCIEMVHGSAGSSGFGAAQNYWSPATTGRGFDLSPTALSSLEPYRDYLTIISDTDVEPAEATQPKEIGGDHFRSSATFLTQAHPKQTESSDVFVGPSLDQLYAHRFGQDTPIPSMQLCIENVDQAGGCAYGYACVYTDTISWSSPTQPLPMIRDPRVAFDQLFGAGGTPEAREARQRSSASILDFLTGEVASLKGRLDPSDRQRMDRYLENVREIERRIQRVVARNESGENRDLPEAPAGVPDSFDEHVKLMFDLQALAFQADMTRVFSFKMGRDASGRVYPESGIDRGFHPASHHGDNENNITDFAQINRYHVGLVPYFLDRLKASMEGDTHLLDKTMIVYGSPMGDPNVHNHKRCPLFVVGGAQGRMEGNLHLRAAPGTPMANVMLSLMHRLGLDDMTSFGNSTGTFSFAETAD